In Geminocystis sp. NIES-3709, a single genomic region encodes these proteins:
- the prs gene encoding ribose-phosphate diphosphokinase, producing MPILVNDSPIKTFNFPGGECHVSLSPEVITPKTIIQGILNSANEIMALLLTVDAIRRILPSVSIELVIPYFPYARQDRVCNQGESLSVKVMTDLINGLKCDRVVIIDPHSDVTSALLDNCQVVTQADILAQSDLGKTLQKENWVLIAPDAGAEKKTFEVAKRLSQSEQYLDVFCGSKIRDTKTGKILATTFHDDVKGRKVLLVDDICDGGRTFIELAKVLQEKQVQEIALYVTHGIFSKGLQPLRPYFSHIYCYHTILSPDQQDTNFLIIFSNSYTSV from the coding sequence ATGCCCATATTAGTTAATGATTCCCCCATCAAAACCTTTAATTTTCCGGGCGGAGAATGTCATGTTAGTTTATCCCCTGAAGTTATTACCCCGAAAACTATTATTCAAGGAATTCTTAATAGTGCTAATGAAATTATGGCTTTGTTACTTACCGTAGATGCTATTCGGCGTATTTTGCCTAGTGTCAGTATTGAATTAGTTATTCCTTATTTTCCCTATGCTAGACAGGATCGAGTTTGTAATCAAGGAGAATCTTTGAGTGTTAAGGTGATGACAGATTTAATCAATGGTTTAAAGTGCGATCGAGTTGTCATTATTGACCCTCATTCGGATGTTACATCTGCTTTGTTAGATAACTGTCAGGTAGTGACTCAAGCGGATATTTTAGCTCAAAGTGACTTAGGAAAAACCCTTCAGAAAGAAAACTGGGTATTAATTGCCCCGGATGCCGGTGCAGAGAAAAAGACTTTTGAAGTAGCTAAACGTTTATCACAATCTGAACAATATTTAGATGTTTTCTGTGGCAGTAAAATCCGTGATACCAAAACAGGCAAAATTTTAGCCACTACTTTTCATGATGATGTTAAAGGGCGAAAAGTATTGTTAGTCGATGATATTTGTGACGGAGGGCGAACTTTTATTGAGTTAGCAAAAGTACTTCAAGAAAAACAGGTGCAAGAAATTGCCCTTTATGTGACTCACGGCATTTTTTCTAAAGGATTACAGCCATTACGCCCTTATTTTAGCCATATTTATTGTTATCACACTATATTATCTCCAGATCAACAAGATACTAATTTTTTGATCATATTTTCTAATTCTTATACAAGTGTCTAA
- a CDS encoding nicotinate phosphoribosyltransferase: protein MNINPLNAIDFYKTDHRRQYPEGTTEVYANFTPRSGRLAKVLDFDDIRVVFFGLQYFIQDYLIDCWHKNFFEQDKNKVVSAYKRRMDTSLGVDAISIEHIEELHDFGYLPLKIKALPEGSLVPIGIPVLTVVNTHPDFFWLTNYIESVMSSYLWKPITSATTAFQYKKLVKNYAIKTGTPLDFILFQCHDFSFRGLSGVQDAIISGAAHLTSFCGTDTVLAIDLLEEYYNASADQEMIGVSVPATEHSVMAMGMEDGELETFRRLIEDLYPKGIVSVVSDTWDFWKVITQYTVILKNKILARDGKLVIRPDSGDPVKIICGDSSYPQGSPEYKGAVECLWEIFGGTVTPQGYKMLDSHIGLIYGDSITLDRAYNILKGLEEKGFASGNVVFGIGSYTYQYVTRDNFGFAVKATSGVVNGKRRDIFKNPKTDSGTKKSAKGLLRVEQEGNTFVLYEQQTPEQEKQGALKTVFEDGKLIKSYSLGDIRQRISSYL from the coding sequence ATGAACATAAATCCCCTTAATGCCATAGACTTTTATAAAACTGATCACCGTCGTCAATATCCTGAAGGTACAACGGAAGTTTATGCTAATTTTACCCCCCGCAGTGGTCGTCTAGCAAAAGTTTTAGACTTTGATGATATTCGAGTCGTCTTTTTTGGTTTACAGTATTTTATCCAAGATTACCTAATCGATTGTTGGCATAAAAACTTTTTTGAGCAAGATAAAAATAAAGTCGTTTCTGCTTACAAAAGACGCATGGATACTTCTTTAGGAGTGGACGCAATTTCGATCGAACATATTGAAGAACTCCACGATTTCGGCTATTTACCCCTTAAAATTAAAGCATTACCAGAGGGCAGTTTAGTACCCATTGGCATACCTGTTTTGACGGTGGTTAATACTCATCCTGATTTTTTCTGGCTAACAAATTATATCGAGTCGGTGATGTCTTCTTATCTGTGGAAACCTATCACTTCTGCAACTACAGCTTTTCAGTACAAAAAATTAGTCAAAAATTATGCTATAAAAACAGGAACACCTTTAGATTTTATTCTTTTCCAATGTCATGACTTTTCTTTTCGAGGCTTATCTGGTGTACAAGATGCCATAATTAGTGGAGCGGCTCATCTTACTTCTTTTTGTGGTACAGATACAGTATTAGCGATCGATCTCCTAGAAGAATATTATAATGCTTCCGCAGACCAAGAAATGATCGGCGTTTCCGTACCCGCAACGGAGCATTCTGTTATGGCAATGGGAATGGAAGATGGAGAATTAGAGACATTTCGCCGACTCATTGAAGATTTATATCCTAAAGGTATTGTTTCCGTTGTGTCGGATACTTGGGATTTTTGGAAAGTTATCACCCAATATACTGTTATTCTTAAGAATAAAATTTTGGCACGAGATGGTAAGTTAGTCATTCGCCCGGATAGTGGAGATCCTGTTAAAATTATTTGTGGAGATTCTAGTTACCCTCAAGGTAGCCCTGAGTATAAAGGTGCTGTAGAGTGTTTATGGGAGATTTTTGGCGGTACTGTTACCCCTCAAGGTTACAAAATGCTGGATTCTCATATTGGCTTAATTTATGGTGATTCTATTACCCTCGATCGAGCTTATAATATACTCAAGGGTTTAGAAGAAAAAGGCTTTGCATCGGGTAATGTCGTTTTTGGTATTGGTTCATATACCTATCAATACGTCACTAGGGATAACTTCGGATTTGCCGTCAAAGCCACTAGCGGTGTGGTAAATGGCAAACGGCGAGATATTTTCAAAAATCCTAAAACTGATAGCGGTACGAAAAAATCAGCTAAGGGTTTACTGCGAGTTGAACAAGAGGGCAATACTTTTGTCTTGTATGAACAACAAACTCCCGAACAAGAAAAACAAGGTGCATTAAAAACCGTCTTTGAGGATGGTAAGCTAATTAAAAGCTATAGTCTTGGGGATATTCGTCAACGTATTTCTAGCTACCTTTAA
- the gshA gene encoding glutamate--cysteine ligase, producing MLLSKGFEVEVYTGTNEGEVIGLSSQIVKDLQSFVREPDSRNVEYTTAPLCNYDRLLCALLRPRKDLRQYLQSLGNYTIIPGSTLSLGDSTKFFRSDPDNHYHDYIEQTYHTKIVTASIHINVGIEDTEKLIRAYRLIRLEAPLLLALSASSPFLDNEVTGFHSTRWRLFPQTPDNVPLFTNHSHFIEWTKQQLILGTMQNVRHLWCSVRPNGDNRPYNLNRLELRICDLVLNPIHLLAITAILEARITQILNDDTLDPLQQSTINHGNLETELLKITKYNEQAVSENSLNAQLYRWQDGSQIIAKDWLEELISELYPLAKAKGFACFLTPAYKILEQGNQAQQWLQQHQQGLSITEIIQNAIVSVYQEEKDLEDKLCEQILMA from the coding sequence GTGCTGTTGTCAAAGGGATTTGAAGTTGAAGTTTATACAGGCACTAATGAAGGTGAAGTAATTGGGCTTTCCAGTCAAATTGTTAAAGACTTACAAAGTTTTGTACGAGAGCCTGATAGTCGTAATGTAGAATATACTACTGCTCCTTTGTGTAATTACGATCGACTATTATGTGCCTTATTACGCCCTCGTAAAGACTTACGACAATATCTTCAATCTTTGGGTAACTATACCATTATTCCGGGCAGTACCTTGTCTTTAGGAGATAGTACTAAATTTTTTCGATCAGATCCCGATAATCATTATCATGACTATATTGAGCAAACTTATCACACAAAAATTGTCACCGCCAGTATTCACATCAACGTCGGCATTGAAGACACAGAAAAATTAATTAGAGCATATCGTTTAATTAGATTAGAAGCACCTTTATTGTTAGCTTTAAGTGCCTCATCTCCTTTCTTAGATAACGAAGTTACTGGATTTCACTCTACCCGTTGGCGTTTATTTCCTCAAACTCCAGATAATGTCCCCTTATTTACCAATCATAGTCATTTTATCGAATGGACAAAACAACAATTAATCTTAGGCACGATGCAAAATGTGAGACATTTGTGGTGTTCCGTCCGTCCTAACGGAGACAATCGCCCTTATAATCTAAATCGATTGGAATTAAGGATTTGTGATTTAGTCTTAAACCCCATTCATTTGTTAGCCATAACCGCCATTTTAGAAGCTAGAATCACTCAAATTTTAAATGATGACACTTTAGATCCTTTACAACAAAGTACCATCAATCACGGTAATTTAGAAACGGAATTGTTAAAAATAACCAAATATAATGAACAAGCAGTTAGTGAAAATAGTTTAAATGCTCAATTATATCGTTGGCAAGATGGTAGTCAAATCATTGCTAAAGACTGGTTAGAAGAATTAATTAGCGAATTATATCCCCTTGCTAAAGCTAAAGGATTTGCTTGTTTTTTGACTCCTGCTTACAAAATACTAGAGCAGGGAAATCAGGCACAACAATGGTTACAGCAACATCAACAAGGCTTATCCATCACCGAAATTATCCAAAATGCGATCGTTTCCGTATATCAAGAAGAAAAAGATTTAGAAGATAAGCTGTGTGAACAAATTTTGATGGCATAA